Genomic window (Bacillus vallismortis):
TGTAAAGGATGAGCTCGGCCATGAAGCGGAATACGTCTGGCATGAGGAAACAAGCCTTGACGGCTTCGATGGCGTATTAATTCCGGGAGGATTTTCTTACGGCGATTATTTGAGATGCGGGGCTATTGCCCGATTTGCGAATATTATGCCAGCTGTCAAACAGGCGGCGGCTGAAGGAAAACCAGTTCTCGGCGTCTGCAACGGATTTCAAATTTTACAAGAGCTTGGCCTTCTGCCAGGCGCAATGAGACGCAACAAAGATTTGAAGTTCATTTGCCGGCCTGCTGAATTAATTGTTCAGAACGACGAAACATTATTCACATCTTCCTACGAAAAGGGCCAATCGATTACAATCCCGGTTGCTCATGGTGAAGGGAACTTCTACTGTGATGACGACACACTTGCTTCATTGAAAGAAAACAACCAAATTGCTTTCACATACGGCTCCGATATTAACGGAAGTGTCAGCGGCATTGCCGGTGTCGTGAATGAGAAAGGCAACGTATTAGGCATGATGCCTCACCCTGAGCGCGCGGTCGATGAACTGCTTGGAAGCGCCGACGGTCTTAAATTATTTCAGTCTATCGTGAAAAATTGGAGGGAAACTCATGTCACTACTGCTTGAACCAAGTAAAGAACAAATAAAAGAAGAGAAAATGTATCAGCAAATGGGTGTCAGTGATGATGAGTTTGCATTGATTGAATCCATTCTTGGCAGATTGCCGAACTACACAGAAATCGGAATTTTTTCTGTCATGTGGTCAGAGCATTGCAGCTACAAAAACTCTAAGCCGATTCTGCGTAAATTCCCGACAAGCGGCGAGCGTGTGCTGCAAGGTCCGGGGGAAGGCGCCGGAATCGTTGATATCGGTGACAACCAAGCGGTTGTGTTCAAAATTGAATCACATAACCACCCATCAGCTCTCGAGCCTTATCAAGGTGCTGCGACTGGCGTAGGCGGCATTATCCGTGACGTATTCTCAATGGGTGCCCGTCCAATCGCTGTATTGAACTCTCTTCGATTTGGTGAACTGACTTCACCGCGTGTGAAGTACTTGTTTGAAGAAGTAGTAGCGGGTATCGCGGGATACGGCAACTGTATCGGCATCCCGACAGTCGGCGGAGAAGTGCAGTTTGACAGCAGCTATGAAGGAAATCCGCTCGTTAACGCAATGTGCGTCGGTTTAATTAATCATGAAGACATTAAAAAAGGCCAGGCGAAGGGTGTCGGCAACACAGTGATGTACGTAGGAGCGAAAACAGGGCGTGACGGAATCCACGGCGCTACGTTTGCTTCGGAAGAAATGTCTGATTCGTCTGAAGACAAGCGCTCTGCCGTTCAAGTCGGCGATCCGTTTATGGAAAAGCTTTTGCTTGAAGCATGTCTGGAAGTCATCCAATGTGATGCGTTAGTCGGCATTCAGGATATGGGAGCTGCCGGTTTAACAAGCTCAAGCGCGGAAATGGCAAGTAAAGCCGGCTCTGGCATTGAGATGAATCTTGACCTGATTCCTCAGCGTGAAACAGGTATGACTGCATATGAAATGATGCTTTCTGAATCACAGGAGCGGATGCTTTTGGTCATCGAGCGCGGACGTGAGCAGGAGATCATCGATATTTTTGACAAGTACGATCTTGAAGCGGTTTCTGTCGGACGTGTAACAGATGATAAGATGCTTCGCCTCACACACAAAGGTGAGATTGTGTGCGAGCTGCCCGTTGATGCCTTGGCAGAAGAAGCGCCGGTTTACCATAAGCCTTCTCAAGAGCCTGCTTACTACCGCGAGTTTTTAGAGACGGATGTTCCGGCTCCGCAAATTGAAAATGCGAATGAAACACTGAAGGCACTCCTGCAGCAGCCGACGATCGCAAGCAAAGAGTGGGTTTACGATCAATATGACTACATGGTGCGGACGAACACAGTTGTCGCTCCTGGATCTGACGCAGGTGTTCTCAGAATCCGCGGAACGAAAAAGGCGCTGGCGATGACGACAGACTGTAACGCGCGTTATCTCTATCTTGATCCTGAAGTCGGCGGAAAAATTGCTGTCGCTGAAGCGGCGCGCAACATCATTTGCTCGGGCGCAGAGCCGCTTGCGGTCACAGATAACCTTAACTTCGGAAACCCGGAGAAACCGGAAATCTTCTGGCAGATCGAAAAAGCGGCTGACGGCATCAGCGAGGCGTGCAATGTTCTCAGCACACCGGTTATCGGCGGAAACGTATCGCTTTACAACGAATCAAACGGCACGGCGATTTACCCGACACCTGTTATCGGCATGGTCGGCTTAATTGAAGATACAGCCCACATTACAACACAGCATTTCAAACAAGCGGGTGATCTCGTCTACGTGATCGGTGAAACAAAACCTGAGTTTGCGGGAAGCGAGCTGCAAAAAATGACAGAAGGCAGCATTTACGGAAAAGCGCCGCAAATCGATCTTGATGTAGAGCTGTCACGCCAAAAAGCATTGCTTGACGCGATTAAAAAAGGCTTTGTTCAATCCGCGCATGATGTGTCTGAAGGCGGCTTAGGCGTAGCGATTGCAGAAAGTGTCATGACGACGGAAAACCTTGGCGCGAACGTGACTGTAGAAGGGGAAGCGGCGTTATTATTCTCTGAATCTCAATCCCGCTTTGTCGTTTCTGTGAAAAAAGAACATCAAGCAGCGTTTGAAGCGACTGTAAAAGATGCCGTTCATATCGGTGAGGTAACAGCGGACGGACTTCTGGCGATTCAAAACCAAGACGGACAACAATTGATTCATGCGCAAACGAATGATCTTGAACGCGCATGGAAAGGAGCTATCCCATGCTTGCTGAAATCAAAGGCTTAAATGAAGAGTGCGGCGTATTTGGGATTTGGGGACATGAAGAAGCTCCGCAAATCACGTATTACGGTCTCCACAGCCTCCAGCACCGAGGACAGGAGGGCGCTGGCATTGTGGCGACAGACGGTGAAAAACTGACGGCGCACAAAGGCCAAGGGCTGATCACGGAAGTATTTCAAAATGGCGAGCTCAGCAAAGTAAAAGGAAAAGGCGCAATCGGGCACGTTCGGTACGCAACGGCTGGAGGCGGCGGATACGAAAATGTTCAGCCGCTCCTCTTCCGTTCCCAAAACAACGGCAGCCTGGCGCTTGCCCATAACGGAAACCTAGTCAATGCCACTCAGCTGAAGCAGCAGCTCGAAAATCAAGGGAGTATCTTTCAGACCTCTTCGGACACAGAGGTTTTGGCTCACCTGATCAAAAGAAGCGGTCACTTCACGCTGAAGGATCAAATGAAAAACTCGCTTTCCATGCTGAAAGGGGCCTACGCATTCCTGATCATGACCGAAACAGAAATGATCGTCGCGCTCGACCCGAACGGGCTCAGACCGCTGTCAATCGGCATGATGGGCGACGCTTATGTGGTCGCATCAGAAACGTGCGCATTTGATGTGGTCGGCGCGACGTACCTTCGTGAGGTAGAACCGGGCGAAATGCTGATCATCAATGATGAAGGCATGAAATCAGAGCGTTTTTCCATGAATATCAACCGTTCCATTTGCAGCATGGAGTACATTTATTTCTCAAGGCCGGACAGCAATATTGAAGGGATTAACGTGCACAGTGCGCGTAAAAACCTTGGGAAAATGCTTGCTCAGGAATCCGCAGTTGAAGCCGATGTCGTAACAGGGGTTCCGGATTCCAGTATTTCAGCGGCGATCGGCTATGCAGAAGCAACAGGCATCCCGTACGAGCTCGGCTTAATCAAAAACCGTTATGTCGGCAGAACGTTTATTCAGCCGTCTCAGGCTCTTCGTGAGCAAGGCGTCAGAATGAAGCTTTCTGCTGTGCGCGGGGTTGTGGAAGGCAAACGAGTCGTTATGGTAGATGACTCGATCGTGCGCGGAACAACAAGCCGCCGGATTGTCACGATGCTCAGAGAAGCGGGTGCGACAGAAGTGCATGTGAAAATCAGTTCACCGCCGATCGCTCATCCGTGCTTTTACGGCATTGATACTTCCACTCACGAAGAACTGATCGCGTCTTCCCATTCAGTTGAAGAAATCCGTCAGGAAATCGGAGCCGACACTCTCTCATTTTTGAGTGTGGAAGGGCTGCTGAAAGGCATCGGCAGAAAATACGATGACTCTAATTGCGGACAGTGTCTCGCTTGCTTTACAGGAAAATATCCGACTGAAATTTACCAGGATACAGTGCTTCCTCATGTAAAAGAAGCGGTATTAACCAAATAAACCTTGAAAATGACATAAAGGCAGCGCAGTTCGGCTGCCTTCTCTTTCTGCCCTCGTTCGGGGGAGATATTTTGAAAAAGCGCCTAAAGGAGTGAATAGGATGTCTGAAGCATATAAAAACGCAGGGGTTGACATCGAAGCCGGATATGAAGCTGTAAAACGAATGAAAAAACATGTGGAGCGTACAAAACGGCTTGGCGTTATGGGCAGCCTTGGCGGTTTTGGCGGCATGTTTGACCTGTCTGAGCTTTCTTATCAAAAACCGGTTTTAATTTCGGGAACAGATGGTGTCGGCACAAAATTAAAGCTCGCTTTTTCTATGGATAAGCATGACACGATTGGCGTGGACGCTGTTGCGATGTGTGTCAATGACGTGCTGGCACAAGGTGCAGAGCCGCTATTTTTCCTTGATTATTTAGCGGTCGGCAAAGCGGATCCTGTGAAAATTGAGCAAATCGTACAAGGTGTGGCGGACGGCTGTGAGCAGTCAGGTTCAGCCTTAGTCGGCGGCGAAACAGCTGAAATGCCGGGACTATATACAGCTGATGAATACGATATTGCCGGTTTCTCAGTCGGAGTGGTTGAAAAGGACGAAATCGTGACTGGTGAAAACATCGAGGAGGGCCATCTATTGATCGGCCTCAGCTCCAGCGGCCTTCACAGCAACGGATTTTCCCTTGTCAGAAAAGTGCTTCTAGATGATGCGGAGCTGGATCTTGATAAAACATACGAACCGTTTGACCGCCGACTTGGCGAGGAGCTGCTTGAACCGACAAGAATTTACGTGAAGCCTGTGCTCGCCGCGGTGAAGAGTGGAAAAGTCGACGGCATGGCGCACGTGACAGGCGGAGGATTCATCGAAAATATCCCGCGCATGCTTCCAGAAGGCTTAAGCGCGGAAATCGATCACGGCTCATGGCCGATCCCGCCGATTTTCTCTTTCCTGCAAGAGTACGGCAAGCTGAAGGAAGAAGACATGTTCAACGTCTTTAATATGGGCATCGGCTTTGTTTTGGCAGTCAAAGAAGAGCATCTGACAGATGTGATCGAAACGCTTGAAAGCCATGGCGAAAAAGCCTATTTGATCGGGCGTGTGAAACAAGGCGAAGGCGTCACATTCGGCGGTGCGGCACTTTCATGAAAAAAATTGCGGTATTTGCATCCGGAAACGGTTCAAACTTCGAAGCCATCGTCACTTGTTTGAAAGAGGAGAACTGGGATGCGTCCGTATCGCTTCTCGTTTGCGACAAACCGCAGGCGAAAGTCATCGAACGGGCGGAAACGTTCCATATTCCATCCTTTGCATTTGAACCGAAGTCTTATGAAAACAAGGCCGCATTTGAACGGGCCATTATTGAACAGCTTCACCTTCATAACGTTGAATTGATCGTTCTCGCCGGCTATATGAGGCTGATCGGTGACACGCTGCTTCAGGCTTACGGAGGAAAAATCATTAACATTCACCCGTCGCTTCTTCCGGCGTTCCCCGGAATCGACGCAGTCGGGCAGGCGTACCGCGCGGGTGTGAAGGTTGCCGGAATCACCGTGCATTATGTCGATGAAGGAATGGATACAGGCCCGATCATCGCTCAAAAGGCAATCGAAATTAACGAACATGATACATTGGAAACAATCGAACAGCGGATTCACAAACTTGAGCATAAATGGTATCCCATTGTGATTAAACAGCTATTAGAATTAAATAACAGAGGTGAAAAGGCATGACCATTAAACGTGCATTAATCAGTGTTTCAGATAAAACAAATCTCGTTCCTTTCGTAAAAGAACTGACAGAGCTTGGCGTTGAAGTCATTTCAACAGGCGGAACGAAAAGGCTTCTTCAAGAAAACGGTGTGAATGTCATCGGAATTTCTGAAGTGACAGGCTTTCCTGAAATTATGGACGGACGGCTTAAAACACTTCATCCGAATATTCATGGCGGCCTTCTGGCGGTTCGCGGCAATGAAGAGCATATGGCGCAGATCAATGAACATGGGATTCAGCCGATTGACCTCGTTGTCGTCAACCTCTATCCATTTAAAGAAACGATTTCTAAAGCAGATGTCACATATGAAGAAGCGATCGAAAATATCGACATCGGCGGCCCGGGCATGCTGCGTGCGGCATCAAAAAACCATCAGGATGTAACGGTTATCGTCGATCCGACGGATTACAGCCCAGTGCTGAATCAAATCAAAGAAGAAGGCGGCGTATCACTTCAGAAAAAACGCGAGCTGGCGGCAAAAGTATTCCGTCATACTGCGGCGTATGATGCACTGATCGCTGACTATCTGACAGATGTTGTCGGTGAAAAAGAACCAGAGCAATTCACTGTGACATTTGAGAAAAAACAATCACTTCGCTACGGAGAAAACCCGCATCAGGAAGCGACATTCTATCAAACAGCTCTTCCTGTCAAAGGCTCCATTGCGCAAGCAGAACAGCTTCACGGAAAAGAGCTTTCTTACAACAACATTAAAGACGCGGACGCGGCAGTTCAAATCGTTCGCGAATTCACTGAGCCGGCTGCGGTTGCCGTCAAGCATATGAATCCGTGCGGCGTAGGAACTGGAAAAACGATCGCAGAAGCGTTTGACAGAGCGTTTGAAGCGGATAAAACTTCGATCTTCGGCGGCATTATCGCCCTGAACCGCGAAGTGGACAAGGCAACTGCCGAAGCGCTTCACAACATTTTCTTAGAAATCATCATTGCGCCTTCATTCAGCCAAGAAGCGCTTGACATCCTGACTGCGAAGAAAAATCTTCGTCTGCTGACACTTGATATGACAGCTGCTGCTCAAAAGGAAAAACAGCTGACATCTGTTCAAGGCGGACTGCTGATTCAAGATTTGGATATGCACGGCTTTGATGATGCTGAGATCAGCGTTCCGACAAAAAGAGAGCCGAACGAGCAAGAGTGGGAAGACTTGAAGCTTGCTTGGAAAGTCGTGAAGCATGTGAAATCAAATGCGATCGTTCTCGCGAAGGACAACATGACAGTCGGCGTGGGAGCAGGCCAAATGAACCGTGTCGGATCAGCAAAAATCGCCATTGAGCAAGCAGGTGAAAAAGCGAAAGGCAGCGCGCTCGGTTCTGATGCATATTTCCCAATGCCGGATACTGTCGAAGAAGCGGCAAAAGCGGGCGTTACGGCCATCATTCAGCCAGGCGGATCGATCCGTGATGAGGATTCCATCAAAAAAGCAGATGAGTACGGCATTGCCATGGTATTCACTGGCATTAGACACTTCAAACATTAAGGGGATGAAAACGACGTGAATGTATTCATTATCGGTAAAGGCGGAAGAGAACATACGATGGCATGGAAGGCGGCGCAAAGCAGTCTCGTAGAGAACGTATTTGCAGCTCCAGGAAATGACGGTATGGCTGATTCCGCACAGCTTGTAAACATTGAGGAAAGCGATCACGCCGGGCTTGTCTCGTTTGCAAAAGAAAATCAGGTCGGCCTGACCATTGTTGGCCCCGAGGTTCCTTTAATTGAAGGTCTGGTGGATGAATTCGAAAAGGCCGGTCTGCGTGTGTTCGGCCCGTCAAAAGCCGCTGCGATCATCGAAGGCAGCAAACAGTTCGCTAAGGATTTAATGAAGAAATACGATATTCCGACTGCAGAATATGACACGTTCACATCCTTTGAAGAGGCAAAGGCATATGTGCAGGAAAAAGGCGCTCCGATTGTCATAAAAGCAGATGGACTTGCGGCTGGAAAAGGCGTAACCGTTGCTATGACAGAGGAAGAAGCGATTGCATGTCTGCATGATTTTCTTGAGGATGAAAAATTCGGTGATGCGAGCGCGTCTGTTGTCATTGAAGAATTTCTTTCCGGCGAAGAATTTTCTCTGATGGCATTCGTCAAAGGAGAAAAGGTGTATCCAATGGTGATTGCCCAAGATCACAAGCGGGCGTTTGATGGAGACAAAGGCCCGAATACGGGCGGAATGGGCGCTTACTCTCCAGTTCCGCAAATTTCAGAAGAAACCGTCCGCCATGCGGTGGAAACGATCGTCAAGCCGACTGCAAAAGCAATGGTACAAGAAGGCCGTTCCTTCACTGGCGTTTTGTACGCGGGATTGATGCTCACTGAAAACGGCTCAAAGGTCATCGAATTTAATGCCCGTTTTGGCGACCCGGAAACACAGGTCGTGCTTCCGCGCATGGAATCTGATCTGGTACAGGTGCTTCTTGATCTTTTAGAAGATAAAGAAGTCGACTTGAAATGGAAGGATACCGCGGCAGTGAGTGTGGTGCTTGCTTCAGAAGGGTACCCGGAAAGCTATGCAAAGGGCACGCCGATTGGCAACCTTGCAGCGGAAACTGATCAGGTTGTGGTCTTTCATGCCGGAACGAAAGCAGAAGGCGGAGAGTTCGTCACAAACGGAGGCCGCGTCGCCAATGTGACGGCTTTTGATGACACGTTTGAAGCGGCGAGAGACCGAGTGTACAAAGCCGTTGATGAGATCATCAAGCCGGGACTCTTTTTCAGAAAAGACATTGGGGCACGCGCTTTAAAGGCTGCCCAAAAATAAAGTGAAGAAAACCCGCAGAGGTTGAACTGCGGGTTTTTTGTTATGCAAAAGCGGGGTGGTGTGCGGAAGAAGAAAGCACAACCAGCGTGGTTGGTTTTCCGTGGACCATCGAGGCGTCAATAAAATCTTCAAGCGTATGTACCGATTCTGTCACCACTTTTGTCACATAACTGTACATGCCTGTAATGCGGTGGTTTTCTGTCACATCCGGATGCGCTGTGGCAAAGGCGGCGTAGTGTTTGCAGCTTTTCGGTTCCATCAGGATAAAAGCGGTAACATGCTTGTTTAGTTTTTCATAACAGATATTCGCGCTGTAGCCGGTAATCACTCCTTTGTCTTCCAGCTTCCTGACACGTTCCGCCGCGCTTGGAGAGCTGAGTCCAACAAGCTTTCCCAGCTCAACCATCGTTAATCTGCCATTTCGCTGCAAATGCGAGAGGATGTGAAGGTCTGTTTCGTCCATTTGTCTGGCTCCTTTACATGTTTAAGAGAATTCGTGAAAATTCCTTTTATCATAAGGTGATGCTGTCGATTTAACTTAATTGTAGCATATGGATGCCGTCTTATTTTTCCTATAATAAAGCCATCAACGGGAGAGGAGGCATCATGTTGCCAGAATTGCAGCGTTCGATCACTTGGATACAAGGGACGGCATTAACGATTGGGGCCGTTTTAGGCTGCGGGATATTAATTCTGCCGTCTGTCACAGCTGACGCAGCCGGTCCTGCTTCTTTATTTGTTTGGGTGTTCATGTCTTTCTTATCATTTCTTCTTGTCGGCACGCTGGCCCGGCTTGTGAAAATAGCGCCCAGCGCCGGAGGAATCACGGCTTATGTGCAGTTGGCTTTTCAGAAAAAAGCCGGAGCGGTTTTGGGCTGGATCATGTTAGGGTCCGTTCCAATCGGTGTTCCTGTCATCGCTTTGACTGGCGCGCATTACGTCAGTTACGTCACAGATGCTTCGGATTGGCAGATTACATTGATTGCAGGTTGTATGTTGGGTGTCTCCATTTTGCTTCATATAAAAGGCATTCAACTATCCGCTAATATCAGTACACTCGTTATTTGTGTCATCGTAATTCTGCTTGTCACTTCGATTGCCGTGTCATTTCCTCACGTCAAAGCAGCAGAATTCAAGCCGTTTCTTCCGCATGGCTGGTCTGCCGCAGGATCTGTTTCTGTAATGATTTTTTTCTCTTTTGTAGGCTGGGAAATGATTACACCATTGGCTGAAGAGTTTACACATCCTGAAAAAGATGTCCCGCTCAGCTTGTTTTTAGCGGCAACTTGTGTGGCAGGGCTGTATATCATGCTGTCGTTTGTGACGATAGGTACTCATTCATACGGAGTGAATGGAGAAATCGCATCACTTGCCATGCTCATATCAAAAGGAGTCGGTGAAGGCGGAGTATATGTAACGGTGTGTTTAGCACTGTTTATCACATTCGCCACCATTCATGCTAATATTGCGGGTTTTTCCAGAATGGTGTACGCATTGGCGAGAGAGGGGCACATTCCCGTATATTTCGGGAAACTCAGTGAGACAAAACTTACGCCTATCCGTGTATTAACAGCGCTGGCCGCAGTGTTTGGCTTCGTGCTTGCGGCATATGGCCTTTTTAAAACCGATTTAACAACACTGTTAAAAGGGCCGAGTGCGGCATTCATCGCATCATACATATGTACAATGGCGGCAGCGCTAAAACTGTTGAGCTGGAGAGATTCAGGCTGGTGGATGGCGTTAGGGGCTTTTGCGGCGTGCGCAGTGATTTACTCATTCAGCGGCTGGGCAGTCCTTTATCCAGCAGCACTGGCAGCCGCAGGGTATCTCTATATGAAGACAAAGAAATGTCATGAGAAAAAGCCTGATCACGTTTCGCTTTTTTTGTTCATCTGTCTTGATGCTCTTGTTCGTTATGACCGGAAGCGCTGTTTTGAAGCATGTAGGTCACAGGGCAGAAGCGCAGGATTCCCGATCCTGCTTTCATGGCCCCCATAAAGATGTAAAAGAGGTGCATTCTGCACCAAGGCTTTTTCGTAAACTTTGCGCTGGCGGCTGACATAATCGTCAGTCCGCAGGCGATTCTGAAGACGGCATTGATGAGACTGATGTTTGGCTTCATGGAAATCCGCTCCTTTTTAATTAAAAAAGTTTTTTAATTGAACCTTCAAAAATTTGTAACGTTTTTATCATGCGTGATGAGGAAGGATGTGATAACATGAGTCTAATACATGTAAAGGAGAGTATGTGAATGTCCGAACGCACCTTTAACTGGAAAAACAAAGACATCAGGGCACAGGTTGATGTTGTAGACTCAAAGCTGCTTCCAACGCTCCTTTTACGGAATGCTCTCGTCTTAAATCCATATGTAAAACAATGGCTGAAAAAAAACATTTGGATTTATCAGGACCGCATTGTTTATGTGGGCCATGAACTTCCGAATAGAGCCGAAGAAATTCATACAATTGATTGTGAAGGAAAATACATTGTGCCAGGGTACATCGAACCGCACGCACATCCTTTTCAAATATATAATCCCCAAACGCTGGCGGAATATGTGTCTCAATACGGAACAACGACATTTGTGAATGATAACTTATTTTTGCTTTTACAAAGCGGAAAAAAGAAAGCGCTTACCATTTTAAATGAACTCAAAAAGCAGCCTGTTCAATATTTTTGGTGGTCACGTTATGACCTCCAAACCGAAGTTCTGAACGAGGACCACGTTCTTCCGTTTGATGTCAGAAAGCAGTGGATTGAACATCCGGATGTGATTCAAGGCGGAGAAATGACCGGATGGCCGCGTTTGGTAGATGGTGATGATTTAATGCTTCACTGCATGCAAGCTACAAAGAAGCAGAGAAAACGCATTGAAGGGCATTTTCCCGGCGCTTCAAATAAAACGCTTACAAAAATGAAGCTGTTCGGAGCGGATTGTGATCATGAAGCGATGACAGGTGATGAAGTGATGAGAAGGCTGGAACTGGGCTATTATGTTTCCCTTCGGAACTCTTCCATTCGCCCTGATGTAAGAAAAATCTTGCGGGAGCTGCATGAGAAGGGTTTCCGCTATTATGACCATTTCTTTTACACGACAGACGGCGCGACGCCTAATTTTTATAAAGGCGGCATGACAAACGAGCTGATCCGCATCGCGTTAGAAGAAGGAGTCCCGGCAATCGACGCCTACAATATGGCATCATTTAATATTGCAAAGTATTATCAAATGGATGATTATTTAGGAGTTGTCGGACCGGGAAGGCTGGCATCGTTGAACGTACTAGAAGATCCGTTAAATCCCAATCCCGTGACCGTTCTCTCAAAAGGGGCCATCCTTCGTGAAGATGGCTGTGATTTGAAGGCGTTTACAAAGACGGGCTGGAGCAAAGGCGGTCTTGTCCCGCTTGAGCTTTCATATGATATGACGATGGATGATTTACAGTTTTCCATGCCGATGGGCGTGAAAATGCGGAATGCGGTCATTATGGAGCCGTATATGATTGAGATCGACAATTCGATGGAACAGCTCTCGTTTGACCATGATGAAAGTTATTTGACGATGCTTGACAGACATGGGAAATGGCGTGTCAATACGATGATAAAAGGCTTTGCCTCAAGCGTGCAGGGATTTGTGAGCTCCTTTACGACGACAGGTGATATTGTCGCGATCGGAAAAAATAAAGCGGATATGCTGCTCGCTTTCGCCCGCATGAAAGAGATCGGAGGAGGAATCGTTCTTGCGGAAAACGGGAACATTCTGCATGAAATTCCGCTTGCGCTGTGCGGCTGCGCCTCTTCGGAAGCGTATGAAGACGTGCTGGAGAAGGAACAAAAGCTGAAAGATCTTTTGACTGAAAGAGGTTACGAGTTTTGTGATCCCGTCTATACGCTGCTCTTTTTGCAAAGTACGCACCTTCCGTATATACGCATTACGCCTAGAGGAATCTTCG
Coding sequences:
- the purD gene encoding phosphoribosylamine--glycine ligase, with protein sequence MNVFIIGKGGREHTMAWKAAQSSLVENVFAAPGNDGMADSAQLVNIEESDHAGLVSFAKENQVGLTIVGPEVPLIEGLVDEFEKAGLRVFGPSKAAAIIEGSKQFAKDLMKKYDIPTAEYDTFTSFEEAKAYVQEKGAPIVIKADGLAAGKGVTVAMTEEEAIACLHDFLEDEKFGDASASVVIEEFLSGEEFSLMAFVKGEKVYPMVIAQDHKRAFDGDKGPNTGGMGAYSPVPQISEETVRHAVETIVKPTAKAMVQEGRSFTGVLYAGLMLTENGSKVIEFNARFGDPETQVVLPRMESDLVQVLLDLLEDKEVDLKWKDTAAVSVVLASEGYPESYAKGTPIGNLAAETDQVVVFHAGTKAEGGEFVTNGGRVANVTAFDDTFEAARDRVYKAVDEIIKPGLFFRKDIGARALKAAQK
- a CDS encoding Lrp/AsnC family transcriptional regulator, which encodes MDETDLHILSHLQRNGRLTMVELGKLVGLSSPSAAERVRKLEDKGVITGYSANICYEKLNKHVTAFILMEPKSCKHYAAFATAHPDVTENHRITGMYSYVTKVVTESVHTLEDFIDASMVHGKPTTLVVLSSSAHHPAFA
- a CDS encoding APC family permease encodes the protein MLPELQRSITWIQGTALTIGAVLGCGILILPSVTADAAGPASLFVWVFMSFLSFLLVGTLARLVKIAPSAGGITAYVQLAFQKKAGAVLGWIMLGSVPIGVPVIALTGAHYVSYVTDASDWQITLIAGCMLGVSILLHIKGIQLSANISTLVICVIVILLVTSIAVSFPHVKAAEFKPFLPHGWSAAGSVSVMIFFSFVGWEMITPLAEEFTHPEKDVPLSLFLAATCVAGLYIMLSFVTIGTHSYGVNGEIASLAMLISKGVGEGGVYVTVCLALFITFATIHANIAGFSRMVYALAREGHIPVYFGKLSETKLTPIRVLTALAAVFGFVLAAYGLFKTDLTTLLKGPSAAFIASYICTMAAALKLLSWRDSGWWMALGAFAACAVIYSFSGWAVLYPAALAAAGYLYMKTKKCHEKKPDHVSLFLFICLDALVRYDRKRCFEACRSQGRSAGFPILLSWPP
- a CDS encoding DUF2892 domain-containing protein, coding for MKPNISLINAVFRIACGLTIMSAASAKFTKKPWCRMHLFYIFMGAMKAGSGILRFCPVTYMLQNSASGHNEQEHQDR
- a CDS encoding adenine deaminase — translated: MSERTFNWKNKDIRAQVDVVDSKLLPTLLLRNALVLNPYVKQWLKKNIWIYQDRIVYVGHELPNRAEEIHTIDCEGKYIVPGYIEPHAHPFQIYNPQTLAEYVSQYGTTTFVNDNLFLLLQSGKKKALTILNELKKQPVQYFWWSRYDLQTEVLNEDHVLPFDVRKQWIEHPDVIQGGEMTGWPRLVDGDDLMLHCMQATKKQRKRIEGHFPGASNKTLTKMKLFGADCDHEAMTGDEVMRRLELGYYVSLRNSSIRPDVRKILRELHEKGFRYYDHFFYTTDGATPNFYKGGMTNELIRIALEEGVPAIDAYNMASFNIAKYYQMDDYLGVVGPGRLASLNVLEDPLNPNPVTVLSKGAILREDGCDLKAFTKTGWSKGGLVPLELSYDMTMDDLQFSMPMGVKMRNAVIMEPYMIEIDNSMEQLSFDHDESYLTMLDRHGKWRVNTMIKGFASSVQGFVSSFTTTGDIVAIGKNKADMLLAFARMKEIGGGIVLAENGNILHEIPLALCGCASSEAYEDVLEKEQKLKDLLTERGYEFCDPVYTLLFLQSTHLPYIRITPRGIFDVMKKTVLFPSIMR